Proteins encoded together in one Planctomyces sp. SH-PL14 window:
- a CDS encoding uroporphyrinogen-III synthase, whose product MITVCSLESRRGDEMRGLIERAGGRAVIAPSMKEVPLDDRAPVFTFLDRLLAGEVDLFIFLTGVGARALLEAAATRHEPARVTESINRTKVLVRGPKPVPVLKEAGIRIDLRAPEPNTWREILAVLAEAGYELSGRRVVIQEYGAPNRELEAALRSRGASVETVAVYRWGLPDDLAPLKAAIESTIRGEFQGLLFTSAQQAVHVLRVAEQLGLRDQWLEAANRCVIGSIGPTATETLVHHGLTPDVEPEHGKMGHLVRAFFEEGPRSPKWPAG is encoded by the coding sequence GTGATCACCGTTTGCAGCCTGGAAAGTCGCCGCGGCGACGAAATGCGAGGACTCATCGAACGCGCCGGCGGCCGTGCCGTCATCGCCCCCTCGATGAAGGAAGTCCCGCTCGACGACCGCGCGCCGGTCTTCACCTTCCTCGACCGCCTCCTCGCCGGCGAGGTCGACCTGTTCATCTTCCTGACCGGCGTCGGCGCCCGGGCGCTCCTCGAAGCGGCGGCCACCCGCCACGAGCCCGCTCGAGTCACCGAGTCGATCAACAGGACCAAGGTCCTCGTCCGCGGCCCCAAGCCGGTGCCGGTCCTCAAGGAGGCGGGGATCCGGATCGACCTGCGGGCCCCCGAGCCCAATACGTGGCGGGAGATCCTCGCCGTCCTCGCCGAAGCGGGATACGAGCTGAGCGGGCGACGCGTCGTGATCCAGGAGTACGGCGCGCCGAATCGCGAGCTGGAAGCCGCCCTCCGCAGCCGCGGGGCGAGCGTCGAAACCGTGGCGGTCTACCGCTGGGGCCTTCCCGACGACCTCGCGCCCCTCAAAGCAGCCATCGAGTCCACCATCCGCGGCGAGTTCCAGGGGTTGCTGTTCACGAGCGCCCAGCAGGCGGTCCATGTGCTGCGCGTGGCGGAACAGCTCGGGCTCCGCGACCAGTGGCTCGAAGCGGCCAACCGCTGTGTCATCGGAAGCATCGGCCCGACCGCGACCGAGACGCTCGTGCACCACGGCCTCACCCCCGACGTGGAGCCGGAGCACGGAAAGATGGGACACCTCGTGCGGGCCTTCTTCGAAGAGGGGCCTCGGTCTCCGAAGTGGCCAGCCGGCTGA
- a CDS encoding FkbM family methyltransferase: MFGSLVRRLSLSPTAQGIIKSLGLIHLGNGVLRMAGVVRQVPQSRWKYRVRFVDTPVLADGIFRDGEYRLLAGDADRIRTFIDLGCNVGLFPLYLSSIKSRDELTGILVDANSRVVAEARENMRLNGLSDRISVIHGLAGAAGEGEGEVREFWIAQNSLSSTAHPELLTSRVGLSTEKVAVVDVLKEFRKACGDDARVDLLKLDIEGCEIEFLKTNRPLLDLCERVILEFHKPQVTLADAESALGPGGFRLVGVHDDAGRPWGVAYFRR, encoded by the coding sequence ATGTTCGGATCTCTTGTCCGCCGCCTCTCCCTGAGCCCCACGGCGCAGGGCATCATCAAAAGCCTTGGGCTGATCCATCTGGGGAACGGCGTCCTCCGGATGGCGGGGGTTGTGCGGCAGGTGCCGCAGTCGCGGTGGAAGTACCGTGTCCGGTTTGTTGACACGCCGGTCCTGGCCGATGGGATCTTTCGCGATGGGGAGTACAGGCTCCTTGCCGGGGATGCCGACCGGATCCGGACGTTCATCGACCTGGGCTGCAACGTCGGTCTGTTTCCGCTGTACCTCAGTTCGATCAAGTCGCGGGACGAGCTGACGGGGATCCTGGTTGACGCGAACTCGCGGGTCGTGGCCGAGGCCCGGGAGAACATGCGGCTGAATGGGCTGTCGGACCGGATCTCGGTCATTCATGGCCTGGCCGGCGCGGCGGGTGAAGGAGAGGGGGAGGTCCGCGAGTTCTGGATTGCTCAGAACAGCCTTTCGTCGACGGCACATCCGGAGTTGCTGACGAGTCGCGTTGGTCTTTCGACGGAGAAGGTCGCCGTGGTGGATGTCCTCAAGGAGTTTCGGAAGGCGTGTGGTGACGACGCTCGGGTCGATCTGTTGAAGCTCGATATTGAGGGATGTGAGATTGAGTTCCTGAAGACGAACCGGCCGCTGCTGGACCTGTGCGAGCGGGTGATTCTGGAGTTTCATAAACCGCAGGTGACGCTGGCGGATGCGGAGAGTGCGCTTGGTCCGGGGGGGTTCCGTCTTGTTGGTGTTCATGACGATGCGGGCCGCCCGTGGGGTGTTGCGTACTTCAGGCGTTGA
- a CDS encoding glycosyltransferase family 2 protein, which translates to MSAPPSTTPSAPQLSVVVPVYKSTDTLPELVRRVGEALRPGGTTWEVVFVDDSGVDSRSWTVLQELRRQHPEHVRAIRLMRNFGQHNALMCGFHHARGEFVATMDDDLQNPPEELPHLLEAIRTRDDDLVYGTIVEKKKHGWFRNLGSWVLIRFGQLVFQSSIKGSSYRIMRRELVRSILTYNLNFTFIDGLLAWNTQRVSTVPVRHDERAEGRSGYSFMKLLTLAINMFTNFSLIPLQAVSITGMVAAGLGLLLGLYYLVAGLAGWISVSGYASIIVAVLVLGGLQLLSLGVLGEYVGRVHLNINRKPQFVVRTVLGEGEEG; encoded by the coding sequence ATGTCCGCTCCCCCCTCCACCACCCCGTCCGCGCCTCAGCTCTCCGTCGTCGTGCCGGTTTATAAGTCGACCGACACTCTTCCGGAGCTCGTCCGCCGTGTCGGCGAAGCGCTGCGTCCCGGGGGAACGACCTGGGAGGTCGTCTTCGTCGACGACAGCGGTGTCGACTCCCGCTCGTGGACGGTCCTCCAGGAGCTGCGGCGTCAGCATCCGGAGCACGTCCGGGCGATCCGGTTGATGCGGAATTTCGGCCAGCACAATGCCCTCATGTGCGGGTTCCATCACGCCCGCGGCGAGTTCGTTGCGACGATGGACGACGATCTCCAGAACCCGCCCGAAGAGCTTCCCCACCTTCTGGAGGCGATCCGGACCCGCGATGACGACCTCGTCTATGGAACGATCGTCGAGAAGAAGAAGCACGGCTGGTTCCGCAACCTGGGATCGTGGGTTCTGATCCGTTTCGGCCAGCTCGTTTTTCAGTCGTCGATCAAGGGGAGCTCGTACCGGATCATGCGCCGGGAGCTGGTTCGGAGCATCCTTACGTACAACCTGAACTTCACGTTCATCGATGGCCTCCTGGCTTGGAACACGCAGCGGGTGAGCACCGTTCCGGTGCGGCATGACGAGCGGGCGGAGGGGCGGTCGGGGTACTCGTTCATGAAGCTGTTGACGCTGGCGATCAACATGTTCACGAACTTCTCGCTGATTCCGCTCCAGGCGGTGTCGATCACGGGGATGGTGGCGGCCGGTCTGGGGCTGCTGCTGGGGCTTTACTATCTTGTTGCCGGGCTGGCGGGCTGGATCTCGGTGAGCGGTTACGCGTCGATCATCGTGGCGGTCCTTGTGCTCGGCGGCTTGCAGCTTCTGTCGCTGGGGGTGTTGGGGGAGTACGTTGGGCGCGTGCATCTCAATATCAATCGCAAGCCGCAGTTCGTGGTTCGGACGGTGCTTGGTGAGGGAGAGGAAGGCTGA
- a CDS encoding glycosyltransferase family 87 protein, with product MTSAADPPVPATADRNALSKAALSVRGRLRLVLAIGLTGMLAAIAFHAFQGSVLHRGYPWNSFLWRADLKYTDFYDVLRSASLGDPYTIWSLYFPFTYVAFHPLSKLSWGWTLVVFDVISIVALWGWICQALTRATRSLPLAATGAAVILGTSYPLWLCIDRGNIEVGLVALVCWFLYFADRRRHTAALLCLLPAICLKLYPAALLGIYCRLGRIRYPLIAGAIFAVVTFASLASFQHSWQIDLALWQAQLSKFRNQYLIGDHGMGASASLWTPMKLAYMYGMLGYATWADQPLPDPRVLISHQHQMLKVYGYVMVALAGLVTWHVTIVETELRRKLMILLIYMVISAPGGVDYKLLHVTPILVWSICLSTRRPGDRLVTVLLALLTIPKKYWFFPYVVTDSGAMDSSIAVVVNPLLLLVSFVVLCWDGWRASTARTRQRNWKLATFAGFGKANSRPLTRQERRRKTRTAQSA from the coding sequence CTCGAAGGCGGCCCTGTCGGTTCGCGGGCGACTCCGACTCGTCCTGGCGATCGGGCTGACTGGAATGCTGGCCGCGATCGCCTTTCACGCCTTCCAGGGCTCCGTCCTCCACCGCGGCTATCCATGGAACTCGTTCCTGTGGCGGGCCGATCTCAAGTACACGGACTTCTACGACGTCCTGCGGTCGGCCAGCCTTGGGGATCCGTACACGATCTGGTCTCTGTACTTCCCGTTTACCTATGTCGCGTTCCACCCCCTGTCGAAGCTCTCCTGGGGCTGGACGCTCGTCGTCTTCGACGTGATCTCGATCGTCGCGCTGTGGGGCTGGATCTGCCAGGCCCTCACCCGGGCGACCCGATCGCTCCCGCTCGCCGCCACCGGAGCCGCGGTGATCCTGGGGACTTCCTATCCGCTCTGGCTCTGCATCGACCGAGGGAACATCGAGGTCGGCCTCGTGGCCCTCGTCTGCTGGTTCCTGTACTTCGCGGACCGGCGACGACACACCGCGGCCCTGCTGTGCCTGCTGCCGGCCATCTGTCTGAAGCTGTATCCCGCCGCCCTCCTCGGCATCTATTGCCGGCTGGGACGGATCCGCTATCCGCTCATCGCCGGGGCGATCTTCGCCGTCGTCACGTTCGCCAGCCTCGCCAGCTTCCAGCACTCGTGGCAGATCGACCTGGCCCTGTGGCAGGCCCAGCTTTCCAAGTTTCGCAACCAGTACCTGATCGGCGACCACGGCATGGGGGCGAGCGCCAGCCTGTGGACGCCGATGAAGCTCGCGTACATGTACGGAATGCTCGGCTATGCCACGTGGGCCGATCAGCCATTGCCCGATCCGCGGGTCCTGATCAGCCATCAACATCAGATGCTGAAGGTCTATGGCTACGTCATGGTGGCACTCGCAGGGCTGGTGACGTGGCATGTCACGATTGTCGAGACGGAGCTCCGCCGGAAGCTGATGATCCTGCTGATCTACATGGTCATCTCGGCCCCCGGAGGCGTCGACTACAAGCTGCTGCATGTGACGCCGATCCTGGTCTGGTCGATCTGCCTTTCGACCCGCCGACCAGGGGACCGGCTGGTGACGGTCCTGCTCGCCCTCCTGACCATTCCCAAGAAGTACTGGTTCTTTCCCTATGTCGTGACCGACTCCGGCGCCATGGACAGCTCGATCGCCGTCGTGGTGAACCCGCTTCTGCTCCTCGTCTCGTTTGTCGTGCTGTGCTGGGACGGGTGGCGCGCCTCAACAGCCCGGACGCGGCAACGGAACTGGAAGCTGGCGACCTTCGCCGGCTTCGGGAAGGCAAACTCGCGCCCCCTCACCCGTCAGGAACGGCGACGGAAGACCCGGACCGCGCAGTCTGCGTAG